One genomic region from Streptomyces sp. NBC_00457 encodes:
- a CDS encoding cytochrome P450, translated as MTEETITETLPPVRHWPALDLSGVDFDPILGQLMDEGPVTRIQLPNGEGWAWLVTRYDDVRMVTNDPRFSREAVMDRQVTRLAPHFIPARGAVGFLDPPDHTRLRRSVAAAFTAKGVERVREKSRRMLDELVDELLQDGPPADLTATVLSPFPIAVICELMGVPAADRHGMHTWTQLILSSSHGADVSEKAKNEMGAYFADLIGMREGSTGEDVTSLLGAAVGKGEVTLEEAVGLAVLLQIGGEAVTNNSGQMFYILLTRPDLTARLRAEPEIRPQAIDELLRYIPHRNAVGLSRIAMEDVGIKGVRIRAGDAIYVSYLAANRDPDVFPQPEMIDFSRNPNPHVSFGFGPHYCPGGMLARLESELLVDALLDRVPGLKLAVPPREVPFKKGALIRGPEALPVTW; from the coding sequence ATGACCGAAGAGACGATCACCGAAACCCTTCCCCCCGTCCGGCACTGGCCGGCGCTCGACCTGTCGGGCGTGGACTTCGACCCGATCCTCGGCCAGCTGATGGACGAGGGCCCGGTCACCCGGATCCAGCTGCCCAACGGCGAGGGCTGGGCCTGGCTGGTCACCCGCTACGACGACGTACGCATGGTGACCAACGACCCCCGGTTCAGCCGCGAGGCCGTCATGGACCGGCAGGTCACCCGGCTCGCCCCGCACTTCATCCCGGCCCGCGGCGCCGTCGGCTTCCTGGACCCGCCGGACCACACCCGGCTGCGCCGCTCGGTGGCCGCCGCATTCACCGCGAAGGGCGTGGAGCGGGTGCGGGAGAAGTCCCGCCGCATGCTGGACGAGCTGGTCGACGAACTCCTCCAGGACGGCCCGCCGGCCGACCTCACCGCAACCGTCCTCAGCCCTTTCCCCATCGCCGTGATCTGCGAGCTGATGGGCGTCCCGGCCGCCGACCGGCACGGCATGCACACCTGGACCCAGCTCATCCTGTCCTCCTCGCACGGCGCCGACGTCAGCGAGAAGGCCAAGAACGAGATGGGCGCCTACTTCGCCGACCTCATCGGCATGCGCGAGGGCAGCACCGGCGAGGACGTCACCTCACTGCTCGGCGCGGCCGTCGGCAAGGGCGAGGTGACGCTGGAGGAGGCCGTCGGACTCGCGGTGCTCCTCCAGATCGGCGGCGAGGCGGTCACCAACAACAGCGGGCAGATGTTCTACATCCTGCTGACCCGCCCCGACCTCACCGCACGGCTGCGCGCCGAGCCGGAGATCCGCCCCCAGGCCATCGACGAGCTGCTCCGCTACATCCCGCACCGCAACGCCGTCGGGCTGTCCCGGATCGCGATGGAGGACGTCGGCATCAAGGGCGTACGGATCCGGGCGGGCGACGCGATCTACGTGTCGTACCTCGCCGCCAACCGCGACCCGGACGTCTTTCCGCAGCCCGAGATGATCGACTTCTCGCGCAACCCCAACCCCCACGTCTCCTTCGGCTTCGGCCCGCACTACTGCCCCGGCGGCATGCTGGCCCGGCTGGAGTCCGAGCTCCTCGTCGACGCCCTCCTCGACCGGGTGCCGGGACTGAAACTCGCCGTGCCGCCCCGGGAAGTGCCCTTCAAGAAGGGCGCGTTGATCCGCGGGCCCGAGGCCCTGCCGGTCACGTGGTGA
- a CDS encoding type III polyketide synthase, whose amino-acid sequence MHNLLTGGRRPSGRRKQARFMATLCRPSVSVPEHVITMEETLELARSRHFDHPQLPLALRLIENTGVRTRHIVQPIEETLKHPGFEERNKIYEAEAKARVPAVIQRALDDAELLTTDIDVIIYVSCTGFMMPSLTAWLINEMDFDSTTRQIPIAQLGCAAGGAAINRAHDFCTAYPEANALIVACEFCSLCYQPTDIGVGSLLSNGLFGDGIAAAAVRGRGGEGITLERNGSYLIPKTEEWIMYDVRATGFHFLLDKRVPATMEPLAPALQDLAGMHGWDAADLDFYIVHAGGPRILDDLSKFLQVDPHAFRFSRSTLTEYGNIASAVVLDALRRLFEEGGAEHKARGLLAGFGPGITAEMALGRWHRN is encoded by the coding sequence ATGCACAACCTTCTGACCGGGGGGCGCAGGCCTTCCGGAAGGCGAAAGCAGGCACGGTTCATGGCGACTTTGTGCAGACCCTCGGTGTCCGTTCCAGAGCACGTGATCACGATGGAGGAGACGCTGGAGCTGGCTCGCTCCCGCCACTTTGACCACCCCCAACTGCCGCTGGCCCTCCGGCTGATCGAGAACACCGGCGTACGCACCCGGCACATCGTGCAGCCGATCGAGGAAACCCTGAAGCACCCCGGCTTCGAGGAGCGGAACAAGATCTACGAGGCCGAGGCGAAGGCCCGGGTCCCGGCGGTCATACAGCGGGCGCTCGACGACGCGGAGCTGCTCACCACCGACATCGACGTGATCATCTACGTGTCGTGCACGGGCTTCATGATGCCCTCGCTCACGGCCTGGCTGATCAACGAGATGGACTTCGACAGCACCACCCGCCAGATCCCCATAGCCCAGCTGGGCTGCGCGGCAGGCGGGGCGGCGATCAACCGGGCGCACGACTTCTGCACGGCCTACCCCGAGGCCAACGCGCTCATCGTGGCCTGCGAGTTCTGCTCGCTGTGCTACCAGCCCACGGACATCGGCGTCGGCTCGCTGCTGTCCAACGGTCTGTTCGGCGACGGCATCGCCGCCGCGGCGGTCCGCGGGCGCGGCGGCGAAGGCATCACGCTCGAGCGCAACGGCTCGTACCTGATCCCCAAGACCGAAGAGTGGATCATGTACGACGTCCGGGCCACCGGATTCCACTTCCTGCTGGACAAGCGGGTGCCGGCCACCATGGAGCCGCTCGCCCCGGCGCTCCAGGATCTCGCGGGCATGCACGGCTGGGACGCCGCCGACCTGGACTTCTACATAGTCCATGCGGGCGGGCCGCGAATACTCGACGACCTCAGCAAGTTCCTCCAGGTCGACCCGCACGCGTTCCGGTTCAGCCGGTCGACGCTCACCGAGTACGGCAACATCGCCAGCGCCGTCGTCCTGGACGCGCTGCGCCGGCTGTTCGAGGAGGGCGGCGCCGAACACAAGGCGCGCGGGCTCCTCGCCGGGTTCGGTCCCGGTATCACCGCCGAGATGGCCCTGGGCCGCTGGCACCGCAACTGA
- a CDS encoding DUF6213 family protein produces MNREVTLPLIVDDRGTLQVAAADVSKLLRTVGARWLHLVEAGQEELDEDTVAALTIELAKLADRIDVACIAHSSGGTP; encoded by the coding sequence GTGAACCGCGAAGTGACTCTGCCTCTGATCGTCGACGACCGCGGGACCCTGCAGGTGGCTGCCGCCGACGTCAGCAAGTTGTTGCGGACGGTGGGTGCGCGATGGCTGCACCTCGTCGAGGCCGGGCAGGAGGAACTGGACGAGGACACGGTGGCGGCGCTGACGATCGAGCTGGCCAAGCTGGCCGACCGTATCGATGTCGCCTGTATCGCGCACAGCAGCGGGGGCACGCCGTAG
- a CDS encoding NADP-dependent succinic semialdehyde dehydrogenase — MPIATVNPANGETLKTYEAMGAEELERRLQLAEATFRTYRATGFAERALLLRRAADLLEEDQQDIGRVMTTEMGKPVKQARAEAAKCAKAMRWYADHAAELLADEEPADADVRDSGASRVLVRYRPLGPVLAVMPWNFPLWQVVRFAAPALMAGNVGLLKHASNVPQTALYLEDLFHRAGFPEGCFQTLLIGSGAVEDILRDERVRAATLTGSEPAGRAVASVAGEMVKKTVLELGGSDPYIVMPSADVDRAAQVAVTARVQNNGQSCIAAKRFIVHADVYDAFAERFVAGMQALTVGDPLEEETEVGPLASEQGRADLEELVDDAVRGGAAVLCGGERPGQAGWWYPPTVLTGITREMRIHREEAFGPVATVYRAGDLAEAVLIANDSPFGLSSNVWTRDGVEVERFARDLEAGGVYVNGMTASHPAFPFGGVKRSGYGRELSGHGIREFCNITTVWHGA; from the coding sequence ATGCCCATCGCGACGGTGAACCCGGCGAACGGCGAGACGCTCAAGACGTACGAGGCCATGGGCGCCGAAGAGCTGGAACGCAGGCTCCAGCTCGCCGAAGCCACGTTCCGCACCTACCGGGCGACCGGCTTCGCCGAGCGCGCCCTGCTGCTGCGCCGGGCCGCCGATCTCCTCGAGGAGGACCAGCAGGACATCGGCCGCGTCATGACCACCGAGATGGGCAAGCCGGTCAAGCAGGCCCGCGCGGAGGCCGCGAAGTGCGCCAAGGCGATGCGCTGGTACGCCGACCACGCGGCGGAGCTCCTCGCCGACGAGGAACCCGCCGACGCCGACGTGCGGGACTCCGGCGCCTCCCGCGTCCTCGTCCGCTACCGGCCGCTGGGCCCGGTGCTCGCGGTCATGCCGTGGAACTTCCCGCTCTGGCAGGTCGTCCGCTTCGCCGCGCCCGCGCTGATGGCGGGCAACGTCGGCCTCCTCAAACACGCCTCGAACGTCCCGCAGACCGCCCTCTACCTCGAGGACCTGTTCCACCGCGCCGGCTTCCCCGAGGGTTGCTTCCAGACCCTCCTCATCGGCTCCGGCGCGGTAGAGGACATCCTGCGCGACGAGCGTGTCCGGGCGGCCACCCTCACCGGCAGCGAGCCCGCCGGCCGCGCGGTGGCGTCCGTCGCCGGGGAGATGGTGAAAAAGACGGTGCTGGAGCTGGGCGGCAGCGACCCGTACATCGTCATGCCCTCCGCCGACGTCGACCGGGCCGCCCAAGTCGCCGTCACCGCACGGGTGCAGAACAACGGCCAGTCCTGCATCGCCGCCAAGCGGTTCATCGTGCACGCCGATGTGTACGACGCGTTCGCCGAGCGGTTCGTCGCCGGCATGCAGGCGCTCACGGTCGGTGACCCGCTGGAGGAGGAGACCGAGGTCGGGCCGCTGGCCAGCGAGCAGGGCCGGGCGGACCTGGAGGAGCTGGTGGACGACGCGGTGCGCGGCGGAGCGGCCGTGCTGTGCGGCGGCGAACGTCCCGGGCAGGCCGGCTGGTGGTACCCGCCGACCGTCCTCACCGGAATCACCCGCGAGATGCGGATCCACCGCGAGGAGGCGTTCGGCCCGGTGGCCACGGTGTATCGCGCGGGCGACCTGGCCGAGGCGGTGCTCATCGCCAACGACTCGCCGTTCGGGCTGAGTTCCAACGTCTGGACGCGCGACGGGGTCGAGGTCGAACGGTTCGCACGGGACCTGGAGGCGGGTGGCGTCTACGTCAACGGGATGACGGCGTCCCACCCGGCGTTCCCGTTCGGCGGAGTGAAGCGGTCCGGGTACGGGCGTGAGCTGTCCGGGCACGGAATCCGCGAGTTCTGCAACATCACGACCGTATGGCACGGAGCGTGA
- a CDS encoding NUDIX domain-containing protein, which produces MRTSAGLLLFRHTDQGMEVLLGHMGGPFFARRDEGAWTVPKGEYEPGEPAWDAARREFQEELGLPPPDGEAIDLGEVRQTGGKIVTVWAVEADLDPAAVVPGTFRMEWPPKSGQTREFPELDRVEWFGLDRARGVIVKAQTAFLDRLAEHSG; this is translated from the coding sequence GTGAGGACGAGCGCCGGCCTGCTGTTGTTCCGGCACACGGACCAGGGCATGGAGGTGTTGCTCGGGCATATGGGCGGCCCGTTCTTCGCGCGCCGTGACGAAGGGGCGTGGACCGTGCCCAAGGGCGAGTACGAACCTGGCGAGCCCGCCTGGGACGCCGCCCGCCGTGAGTTCCAGGAGGAGCTGGGGCTGCCGCCGCCGGACGGTGAGGCGATCGACCTCGGCGAGGTCCGGCAGACCGGCGGCAAGATCGTCACCGTATGGGCGGTGGAGGCCGACCTGGACCCGGCTGCCGTCGTCCCCGGCACCTTCCGGATGGAGTGGCCACCGAAGTCCGGGCAGACGCGGGAGTTCCCCGAGCTGGACCGGGTGGAGTGGTTCGGGCTCGACCGCGCCCGCGGCGTGATCGTGAAGGCGCAGACCGCGTTTCTCGACCGGCTGGCGGAGCACTCGGGCTGA
- a CDS encoding ATP-dependent DNA ligase — MLLTRLAQVSREVAATSARSRKIALLAELFRDAEADDVPIVIPYLAGRLPQGRLGVGWKALSRPVAPAAEPTLSVREVDALLSELGKVSGPGSQAERARLVGELMGAATEDEQRFLLGLITGEVRQGALEAVAVEGLAVATGAPAADVRRAVMLAGSLQTVAQALLADGPASLDRFRLTVGRPVLPMLAHSASSVAEAVDKLGACAVEEKLDGIRVQVHRDGDTVRVYTRTLDDITDRLPELTSAALELNGRRFILDGEVISFGADGRPRSFQETAGRVGSRVDVATAAEEVPVSPVFFDALSVGDRDLLDLPFADRHAELARLVPEPMRVRRTLVEGPDDIDAADAFLAETLKRGHEGIVAKALDAPYSAGRRGASWLKVKPVHTLDLVVLAAEWGHGRRTGKLSNLHLGALAPDGSFAMLGKTFKGMTDAMLTWQTERLQELAVEDNGWGVTVRPELVVEIAYDGLQKSTRYPAGVTLRFARVVRYREDKRPEEADTVETLLAAHPEVTP; from the coding sequence ATGCTGCTGACCCGCCTGGCCCAAGTCTCCCGCGAGGTCGCCGCCACCTCCGCGCGGTCCCGCAAGATCGCACTGCTCGCGGAGTTGTTCAGGGACGCGGAGGCGGACGACGTGCCTATCGTCATCCCGTATCTGGCCGGAAGGCTTCCGCAGGGCCGGCTCGGCGTCGGCTGGAAGGCGCTGAGCCGCCCGGTCGCCCCGGCCGCCGAGCCGACCCTGAGCGTGCGCGAGGTGGACGCCCTGCTCAGCGAACTGGGCAAGGTGTCCGGGCCCGGTTCGCAGGCGGAACGGGCCCGGCTGGTGGGTGAGTTGATGGGCGCGGCCACCGAGGACGAGCAGCGGTTCCTGCTCGGGCTGATCACCGGTGAGGTACGGCAGGGCGCGCTGGAGGCGGTGGCGGTGGAGGGCCTCGCGGTGGCGACCGGGGCGCCGGCGGCGGACGTACGGCGGGCGGTGATGCTCGCCGGGTCCCTCCAGACCGTCGCCCAGGCCCTGCTCGCGGACGGCCCGGCGTCGCTGGACCGCTTCCGGCTCACCGTCGGCCGTCCGGTCCTGCCGATGCTGGCGCACAGCGCGTCCTCGGTGGCCGAGGCGGTCGACAAGCTCGGCGCGTGCGCGGTCGAGGAGAAGCTCGACGGCATCCGCGTCCAGGTGCACCGGGACGGCGACACCGTACGTGTCTACACCCGCACCCTCGACGACATCACCGACCGGCTGCCCGAACTGACCTCGGCGGCCCTGGAGTTGAACGGCAGGCGCTTCATCCTGGACGGTGAGGTGATCTCCTTCGGCGCGGACGGGCGGCCCCGTTCCTTCCAGGAGACCGCCGGGCGCGTCGGCTCCCGCGTGGACGTGGCGACGGCGGCCGAGGAGGTCCCCGTCTCCCCCGTCTTCTTCGACGCGCTGTCCGTCGGCGACCGTGACCTGCTCGACCTGCCGTTCGCCGACCGGCACGCGGAGCTGGCCCGGCTGGTGCCCGAGCCGATGCGGGTGCGCCGGACGCTCGTCGAGGGACCCGACGACATCGACGCGGCGGACGCCTTCCTCGCCGAGACCCTGAAACGCGGCCACGAGGGCATCGTCGCCAAGGCCCTCGACGCCCCCTACAGCGCGGGCCGGCGCGGCGCGTCCTGGCTGAAGGTCAAACCGGTGCACACGCTCGACCTCGTCGTCCTGGCCGCCGAGTGGGGCCACGGCCGCCGCACCGGCAAGCTCTCCAACCTCCACCTGGGCGCGCTGGCTCCCGACGGCTCCTTCGCCATGCTCGGCAAGACCTTCAAGGGCATGACCGACGCGATGCTGACCTGGCAGACCGAGCGCCTCCAGGAGCTGGCCGTCGAGGACAACGGCTGGGGCGTGACCGTACGCCCGGAACTCGTCGTCGAGATCGCCTACGACGGTCTGCAGAAGTCCACCCGCTACCCGGCCGGCGTCACCCTCCGCTTCGCCCGCGTGGTCCGCTACCGCGAGGACAAGCGGCCGGAGGAGGCCGACACGGTGGAGACGCTGCTGGCCGCACATCCCGAGGTGACGCCGTGA
- a CDS encoding NAD(P)/FAD-dependent oxidoreductase produces the protein MTETYSDRYEVVVIGGGAAGLSAALILGRARRHTLVVDAGEPRNAPAAHMQGYLSRDGMSPAEFLTIGREEIARYGVELVQDTAVDVTKAEDFTVELASGRTVHARRLVVTTGLKDELPDVPGVAERFGRDVLHCPYCHGWEVRDQAFGVLATSPMGVHQALIVSQWSKDVTLFLHKVTEDDLSDDDLRRLAAAGVHVVPGEVAGLVVEDDRLTGIRLADGSTYDRQTLFVAPRAIPQTGLLEKLGAEMNETPFGTYPVVDPTGLTTVPGVWAAGNAMGFGEQVVNAASGGYRAGATINGELLMVDLDAAP, from the coding sequence ATGACCGAGACATACAGCGACAGATACGAAGTGGTCGTCATCGGCGGCGGCGCGGCAGGCCTGTCCGCCGCCCTCATCCTGGGCCGGGCCCGGCGCCACACCCTGGTGGTCGACGCGGGCGAACCACGCAACGCCCCCGCCGCGCACATGCAGGGCTACCTGTCCCGCGACGGCATGTCCCCCGCCGAGTTCCTCACGATCGGCCGCGAGGAGATCGCACGGTACGGAGTCGAGCTGGTCCAGGACACGGCCGTGGACGTCACCAAGGCCGAGGACTTCACGGTCGAGCTCGCGAGCGGACGGACAGTGCACGCCCGGCGCCTCGTCGTCACCACCGGCCTCAAGGACGAGCTGCCGGACGTCCCCGGCGTCGCCGAGCGCTTCGGCCGCGACGTGCTGCACTGCCCGTACTGCCATGGCTGGGAGGTACGCGACCAGGCCTTCGGAGTCCTGGCGACCAGCCCGATGGGCGTGCACCAGGCCCTGATCGTCTCCCAGTGGTCCAAGGACGTGACCCTCTTCCTGCACAAGGTCACCGAGGACGACCTCTCGGACGACGACCTGCGCAGACTGGCCGCGGCGGGCGTACACGTCGTCCCGGGCGAGGTCGCGGGACTGGTGGTCGAGGACGACCGCCTGACGGGCATACGACTCGCGGACGGTTCGACGTACGACCGCCAGACGCTGTTCGTAGCACCGCGCGCAATCCCACAGACCGGCCTGCTGGAGAAGCTCGGCGCCGAGATGAACGAGACCCCCTTCGGGACGTACCCGGTAGTCGACCCGACCGGCCTGACAACCGTGCCGGGCGTATGGGCAGCGGGCAACGCGATGGGCTTCGGCGAGCAGGTCGTGAACGCGGCGAGCGGCGGCTACCGAGCGGGCGCCACGATCAACGGGGAGCTGCTCATGGTCGACCTCGATGCAGCGCCCTAA
- a CDS encoding helix-turn-helix domain-containing protein, giving the protein MSDDDMDEVLAEVGPRLRRIRKERGATLAGLSEATGISVSTLSRLESGLRKPSLELLLPIARAHEVALDELVGAPAVRDPRVRAEPIKRHGRTYWPLTRQPGGLQAFKVLVPQEEAEPVEARTHEGYEWLYVMSGRLRMILGDHDIVLNAGEAAEFDTRVPHWFGSTGEGPVEFLSLFGPQGERMHVRARPKRA; this is encoded by the coding sequence ATGAGTGACGACGACATGGACGAGGTGCTCGCCGAGGTCGGTCCGCGGCTGCGGCGGATCCGCAAGGAGCGGGGCGCCACGCTGGCCGGGCTCTCCGAGGCGACCGGTATCTCGGTGAGCACGCTGTCCCGGCTGGAGTCCGGGCTGCGCAAGCCCAGCCTGGAGCTGCTGCTGCCGATCGCGCGGGCGCACGAGGTGGCGCTGGACGAACTGGTGGGTGCGCCCGCGGTGCGTGATCCCCGGGTGCGGGCCGAGCCGATCAAGAGGCACGGACGCACCTACTGGCCGCTGACCCGCCAGCCCGGGGGCCTGCAGGCCTTCAAGGTGCTGGTGCCGCAGGAGGAGGCGGAACCGGTGGAGGCGCGGACCCATGAGGGTTACGAGTGGCTGTATGTGATGTCGGGGCGGCTGCGGATGATCCTGGGCGATCACGACATCGTGCTGAACGCGGGGGAGGCCGCCGAGTTCGATACGCGGGTGCCGCACTGGTTCGGGTCGACGGGGGAGGGGCCGGTGGAGTTTCTCAGTCTGTTCGGGCCGCAGGGGGAGCGGATGCATGTGCGGGCGCGGCCGAAGCGGGCGTGA
- a CDS encoding NADPH:quinone oxidoreductase family protein — protein sequence MQAWQVHEIGEPGEVMRLADVARPTPGDGQVLLKVRAANINFPDALMCRGQYQVKPPLPFTPGVEICGETEDGRRVIANPALPYGGFAEYAVADAAAVLPAPDSLDDAEAAALHIGYQTGWFGLHRRARLEAGETLLVHAAAGGVGSAAVQLGKAAGATVIGVVGGAEKAAVARELGCDVVVDRRAEDVVAAVKEATGGRGADVIYDPVGGAAYIQSAKVVAFEGRIVVVGFASGTIPSPGLNHALVKNYAILGLHWGLYNTKNPKLVQHCHEQLTELAARGAIKPLVSERVPLAGAAAAVQRVADGTTTGRVAVVPSLEPSLENGAAA from the coding sequence ATGCAGGCATGGCAAGTGCACGAGATCGGTGAGCCGGGCGAGGTGATGCGGCTGGCGGACGTGGCGCGGCCGACGCCCGGCGACGGCCAGGTCCTGCTGAAGGTGCGTGCTGCCAACATCAACTTCCCGGATGCCCTGATGTGCCGGGGCCAGTACCAGGTCAAGCCGCCGCTGCCGTTCACGCCGGGCGTCGAGATCTGCGGCGAGACCGAGGACGGGCGCCGGGTGATCGCCAACCCCGCGCTGCCGTACGGCGGCTTCGCCGAGTACGCCGTCGCGGATGCGGCGGCTGTGCTGCCCGCGCCCGATTCTCTGGACGACGCCGAGGCCGCCGCGCTGCACATCGGCTACCAGACGGGCTGGTTCGGTCTGCACCGGCGGGCCCGGCTGGAGGCCGGCGAGACGCTGCTCGTCCACGCTGCCGCAGGAGGGGTCGGCAGCGCGGCCGTGCAGCTCGGGAAGGCGGCCGGCGCCACCGTCATCGGAGTCGTGGGCGGCGCGGAAAAGGCGGCTGTCGCCCGGGAGTTGGGCTGCGATGTCGTCGTCGACCGCCGCGCGGAGGATGTCGTCGCCGCCGTGAAGGAGGCCACCGGTGGCCGGGGCGCCGACGTGATCTACGACCCGGTCGGCGGCGCGGCCTACATCCAGTCCGCCAAGGTCGTCGCCTTCGAGGGCCGGATCGTGGTCGTCGGCTTCGCCAGCGGAACGATCCCCAGCCCGGGCCTCAACCACGCGCTGGTGAAGAACTACGCGATCCTCGGCCTGCACTGGGGCCTGTACAACACCAAGAACCCGAAGCTGGTCCAGCACTGCCACGAACAGCTGACCGAGCTGGCCGCGCGCGGCGCGATCAAGCCGCTGGTGAGCGAGCGGGTGCCGCTGGCGGGGGCCGCGGCGGCGGTGCAGCGGGTCGCCGACGGGACCACGACGGGCCGGGTCGCCGTCGTTCCCTCCCTGGAGCCCTCCCTGGAGAACGGAGCCGCCGCATGA
- a CDS encoding acyl-CoA dehydrogenase family protein: MTDAAELRSRTRELLAAHPPTTTERIDFLKARFDAGLAWVHYPEGLGGLGAPRSLQAVVDAELEAAGAPDNDPRRIGIGLGMAAPTILKYGTEEQKQQFLRPLWVGEEVWCQLFSEPGAGSDLAALGTRAVREGDDWVVNGQKVWTSSAHLARWAILIARTDPDLPKHAGITYFICDMTDPGVEVRPLRQITGEAEFNEVFLTDVRIPDAHRLGAVGDGWKVAQTTLMNERVSIGGMRIPREGGMIGPIAQTWRERPELRTHDLHQRLLKLWVEAEVARLTGERLRQQLVAGQPGYEGSGMKLSFARLNQEISGLEVELLGEEGLLYDDWTMRRPELVDFTGRDAGYRYLRSKGNSIEGGTSEVLLNIVAERVLGLPAEPRTDKDVAWKDLAR; encoded by the coding sequence ATGACCGACGCCGCAGAACTGCGCAGCCGCACACGGGAGTTGCTGGCCGCGCACCCGCCCACCACCACGGAACGCATCGACTTCCTCAAGGCCCGCTTCGACGCCGGACTCGCGTGGGTGCACTACCCGGAGGGCCTCGGCGGACTCGGTGCGCCGCGCTCCCTCCAGGCCGTCGTGGACGCCGAGTTGGAGGCGGCGGGCGCCCCCGACAACGACCCGCGGCGCATCGGCATCGGCCTCGGGATGGCGGCGCCGACCATCCTGAAGTACGGCACCGAGGAGCAGAAGCAGCAGTTCCTCAGGCCGCTGTGGGTGGGCGAGGAGGTCTGGTGCCAGCTGTTCAGCGAGCCGGGCGCCGGATCCGACCTGGCCGCGCTCGGCACGCGAGCCGTCAGGGAAGGCGATGACTGGGTCGTCAACGGGCAGAAGGTGTGGACCTCCAGCGCCCATCTCGCCCGCTGGGCCATCCTCATCGCCCGCACCGACCCGGACCTGCCCAAGCACGCGGGCATCACGTACTTCATCTGTGACATGACGGACCCGGGCGTCGAGGTCAGGCCGCTGCGCCAGATCACCGGCGAGGCCGAGTTCAACGAGGTGTTCCTCACCGACGTCCGCATCCCGGACGCGCACCGCCTCGGCGCGGTCGGCGACGGCTGGAAGGTCGCGCAGACGACGCTGATGAACGAGCGCGTCTCGATCGGCGGCATGCGCATCCCGCGCGAGGGCGGCATGATCGGGCCGATCGCGCAGACCTGGCGCGAACGCCCCGAACTGCGCACCCATGACCTCCACCAGCGCCTGTTGAAGCTCTGGGTCGAGGCCGAGGTCGCCCGCCTCACCGGCGAACGCCTGCGCCAGCAGCTCGTCGCGGGCCAGCCCGGCTACGAGGGCTCCGGCATGAAGCTGTCCTTCGCCCGCCTCAACCAGGAGATCAGCGGCCTGGAGGTCGAACTCCTCGGCGAGGAAGGCCTGTTGTACGACGACTGGACCATGCGCCGCCCGGAACTGGTCGACTTCACCGGCCGCGACGCCGGCTACCGCTATCTCCGCTCCAAGGGCAACAGCATCGAGGGCGGGACCAGCGAGGTCCTGCTGAACATCGTCGCCGAGCGCGTCCTGGGCCTGCCCGCGGAGCCGCGCACCGACAAGGACGTCGCGTGGAAGGACCTGGCCCGATGA